The DNA region CAATAAAGCAACAGGTGTGAGGTGGTGCATGCTGCAGGAGGGAAATAATTCCCAGCTTTGGAGAGCTGGGTTGCAACAGCTTGCCGCCCACTGCCGCTCTGGAGCTTATATTCCGCAGATTCCGCCCATCCcagcctcaccacccccagcttcaggtttctcttcttcttggacggAATCAGGAAGCACTCGTTTATTCTGTCGCCTGAGACAAAGTCGCTCGTTCGCCATACCGTCAAACAAAAACACGCAGTAGATGTCACAGACGTCACCTGAATCCTGGCACCGAAAACGTTTTGTGCCGATCCGGAGGAATCTGGGATCCCCTCGTTGCTCTCTCACACCCTGAACACCCTTTATCAAGGGTTCTCGCGTTATTGTTGGTTTCATCCGCCGTGCGACCTCTGCCTTGGACCCCACCGCTGCTGAGGATCATCATACGCCCTATGCGATATCCATATCTGTATTCACAGGGTATTCCAATATTCGGACTCGAAGAGAAGACAGTGCTGGAGTGGAGGGTTGCTATCAACCTGAGGTGGAAATTCCCCATCCAAAAAAAGCCACTGCGGCACCTGCGTCGAATCATCTCGGCCCGTTTGGAGGCTGGTCGGAACGCTTGTTTCCAAGCCATAGGCGGCCAATAGCGGGCTGCAGCGCTGTGCACCTGCTAGCCTGCCACAGCCTAGCGCTGGGATTCAAGGGTGGGCTCCCCGAATCGAACCTGCATCGACCACCCAGAGCTCGTGGTTTTCACATCaattttgttttttttctttaatcttGCCAGTTCAGAGGCTCGACGGTGATAGGGAACAAGCAGCTTGGTGATACTATTACGAGTAGATGCCCAGCCTCTGTCCGGCTCTAACTACCGTCCCCAccaaaacgaaaaaaagTCTGCCAGCGCCGATTCATGCCCAGCGTTttgtcgctgtcgctgtcgcgCCCCGTCAAAGTCCGTTCCCTCCCGCCTCCGTCTCCCTTGACCTCGAGCTGCCAAGGACCGCACCGCATCGAGAAGCGCAACCTGCCATAACGCACATCCCCAAAGGCAGGAGTCGTCCGCCAACCGACCCTGCTGGGATGACGAGGCACTCATCAGGATCCTCCGAAGACGGTGACACTCTGCACGTCGAGGTTCCTCATGTCAGTTCGTCCAATCAATCCGCCCTGAGGCCACAGGCCGCCGCACAGCCTTCCACCTCAACTAGCCCAGACAGCACCgccagccatcaccaccaacgtcGCAGCAGCGCTGACCCGCGAACTTCGTCCTCGATCAGTCGGAGGTCAACCAGCATCAATTGGAAGCCTACCGAGACCAGGAATGGCTCACTAGAGAAGCCCCCATCGCCGACGcgcccaacaaccccctctccactCGGCCTGATACCGACCGCGAATGGGTCACATgcaaagaagagagagatggaaaaggcgCACGAGGCCATGTTTGCCGTCCGGCATCAGCGATGGCGAAGCCCGTGGGCAATTGGCCTTCTTGCGCTTGTCGCATCCATCACCGGTATCGCCTTGCTGCTGACGGTGGTTCACTCGTCGGTAACACGACAAATTGATCCAAAGGGCTGTCGAATGTCTTACTTGCGCCCGTCATACGCCAAGCTCAACGAGTTCGACACGGAACACACCCGTCTCGCAAGCAAATATTCGCTGTACATGTATCGCGAACAGGGAATTGACCATGACACAAGGGTTCGGATCCCCCATCATATGTCTTGGTATATGTATGCCAAGCACCTTTGCTAATCCACTGCTAACGCAACTGCGCGCAGGTACGAGGAGTCCCCGTTCTCTTCATTCCTGGCAATGCCGGGAGCTACAAGCAAGTCCGACCCATTGCCTCTGAGGCAGCAAACTACTTCCACGATGTCCTGCAGCATGACCCCGAGACATACAACGCCGGCATCAGAAGCCTCGACTTCTTCACCGTCGATTTCAATGAAGATATCACGGCGTTCCACGGGCAGACCCTCCTCGACCAGGCCGAATACCTCAATGAGGCGATTCGCTACATCCTCTCGCTCTACCTCGATCCGCGCGTTTCCGACCGAAACCCTGATCTTCCCGACCCGACCTCGGTGATAGTGCTGGGCCACTCTATGGGAGGAATTGTTGCGCGGACAATGCTCATCATGCCCAACTACCAAACGAACTcgatcaacaccatcatcaccatgtcgGCGCCTCACGCCCGGCCGCCTGTGTCCTTTGACAGCCAGATTGTCAAGGCATACAAAGACATCAACGATTATTGGAGGCATGCCTACTCGCAACAGTGGGCCAACAACAATCCCCTCTGGCATGTGACGCTTGTTTCGATCGCGGGCGGAGGACTCGATACCGTGGTCCCTTCGGATTATGCGAGCGTCGAGTCGTTGGTTCCGGACACGCATGGATTCACTGTCTTCACATCGACCATTCCCACAGTATGGACGAGCATGGATCATCAGGCGATTCTGTGGTGCGACCAATTCCGCAAGGTGTTGGTTCGGACGCTATTTGACCTCTCCGATGTGCACAGGGCATCCCAAACGAAACCGAGGGCGGAGAGAATGCGCGTCTTCAAAAAGCGGCTGCTTACCGGCATGGAAACTGTTGCTGAGAAGACGGCGCCTCGATCAGACCCGACGACTTTGCTTACCGTGGAGGACAATTCTGACACCATCATTGCTCAGGGGGAGCGGTTAGTTTTGCGGCAATTGGGAACCACTGGCAGGGTTCGCGCCCACCTCATGACCATCCCACCTCCCGGGCCTCCCGAAGTCAAGCGCTTTACTTTGATGACCGATATCAAGCTCGACCAGCCTGGCGAGAACGGGAAGCTCGAAGTCATGTTTTGCAGCGTTGTCCCATCGCAACCGGGCCAAACCGGGGCAGGATTTCCAAGCCAAATCGACCTTTCCAAAGGTACTGCAGGAACTACCCGGCTGGCTTGCCGAAATGCTGCCCCAGATGTCATTCCACTCCCTGGATCAAACAAGACAACCACCTTTCCATTCTATAGGGACCTAGAGAAGCAGGTTCTGCCCTTCTACTACCTCGAGTACGACCTGGACGACATTGCTGAACAACAGTTCATTGCAGTGGTGGAGAAGGCAACGAATCCCACCCAAGGTTTCGTGATTGCTGAGTTCAGCGAGCAGTCGCAGTCACACCAAACGGCACAGATCGGCCTTCAACGTCTGCTCACCTCGGGCTTGAAGTTCACCATGCCTGCTGCACGACCGATGGTGACGGAAACCAAGGTGCCATCCTTGCAGTCGAGCTTGTTAGCCTACAACTTGCGCCTGAGCAGCCACTCATGTGGCAACAAAGAGGAGCTCTTCGCCCCGATGGTGAGGCAGTATCTGGTGGAGCCGTTTGAGTCGAAGTATTTTGTCAATGTACGCGATGCGCCGATCAGCCTTCACGGTGTTGCTCCCTACGTCCCTCCGCCCCTTGCCAAGAGGTCCGCCAGCGAGGATGGACTGAGCTTTCAGTTTTGGACCGATCCTACTTGCGATTCCAGCATTGAGGTTGAGCTTGAGGTGGATTTCAGTGGTAGTCTCGGCAAGCTGTATATGCGCTACCGTACCGTCTTTGCTGCGTTCCCGCTGCTCGTGGTGGCTCTCGTGTTGCGCAAACAGTTCCGCGTCTACGATACCACGGGTGTGTTCATCACCTTCACAGAAAGCTTGGATCTTTGCCTCAGGCAGTCCATTCCGTTGATGCTTGCATCGCTCACCATGTTGACCGTGGCCACGGCCAACCCGAACCCAGCTGGCAGCGCAAGCTTCTGGCATTGGAACAAGAGCACATCTTCGCTGGTCGATTTCCACCTCAACGACTATCTGATCGGTACTCAGGACCCGATGTTTCTGTTCTTGATTCCCGTGATTGGAATAATATGCGTCGGAGTGTGCACCGTCTTCAACTACATCACACTTGCCCTCACGCACTTGTTGAGCAGCCTCTTCAACCTGTTGGCATTCCGCCCTGCGTGGGTTCGCAATGATGAACGCAAGAAACAAGGAGGCGCCGGGTTTCTGCCGTCATCACCCAGGCGCAGAATGATCACGACAGCCGTCTTGTTATTCCTCGTGTCTACAGCCATCCCGTACCAGTTTGCCTATCTGGTTGCCTGCCTGGTCCAACTGACAACCACAGTACGCGCGCAGCGAATCGCCCAGGAACTCCAGTCAGCAGCCAACTCAAGCTTTTACAACTACGTCCATTCGATTCTCATCCTCATGCTCTGGATCCTTCCCATCAACCTGCCAACGCTCGTGGTCTGGATACACAACCTGGCTGTTCATTGGCTCACGCCCTTCACCTCGCACCACAATGTATTGTCCATCATGCCATTCATCGTCCTTGTGGAGACCTTGACCACGGGCAAGATGGTTCCTCCGGTCACCGGTCGGATGAAGCACCTCACGAGCATTCTGCTGTTCGGCATTGCCATCTATGCTGCCGTGTATGGAATCTCTTACGCCTACACATTACACCACCTGGTCAACCTGGTCGCGTTTTGGCTGGTCATCCTTCACTCCACCTCTGACTCTTGGCCAATATCGGGGTTAAAACACTTGTACGAAGGAGACGCCGAGGACCGCAAGGGCGGTAAAGAGCCATGAACAAAATCTCCGATTAGACACCTTTGGAATAGACTATCCCGAAAAATTACCTGGACATTCACCAACCTATTCACCTTTTTGATACCCAATCCGAATGGTTCCGAATATCACCAGACCACGATTGTACATGCCTCTTTGCCCGCACTGCCGGCCCTCTTTTGGCTGGCTCGCATACTTTCTGTTCTTTTCATTCTCTACGACACGATTTTATGAGGGTGGATTCCCGTCTGCTTCGACTTTTATAGCACCATAACCAGGGAAATGGGTTTGCTTGGATACACCAGGGGTATTACGGATGGGAGGGAAGATTGATTTTTCTTCGCGCTCCCctgttttttcttttcgctgTTCAGTTTACGTCTTGATGGATGGGGATAACAcatgtgtttttttttttttgtttttttttgggttcaTAAGGAGCGGCAAATTTTTTTGGTATTGGTCAAGGGTTGTCGTGGTTTGGGGAAATGGCAGCATGGTATAggattgggaaggggagaaaCCCCCGAGCCAGTTTTGGCCGCTGATAATGTTTatgtttctttcttttttttttctgttgtCTCTCGCTTCTCCCTTTTCCGAcgggggtggtttggtcgTCAGACAGACAACACACCTTTGCTCGATGCCCCTCGTTTCAGCTCAGCAACGCCAGCTCATCACCACAGATGGGcagaccaaggaggaggtaaTGGACGATGACACCGGAGACAATaatggtgtgtgtgtgtgtgtggtctCTGATAGAAGAGACAGATGATCAGAAAGGTTGTCTGTTGCTGTGTGTGGTTTTGATGCTTGTTAGAATAGCGAGATGAGAAAGAGCCAAGAAAGCGAGAGGGGGGGAGTTGGattattactatagccgggatggtgtagatagagggggatgggagaggtgggggggatggttGGTGTATATACCACTTGTATTTAtttagggagggggagtagtGCAGACACAATATCTTGAGAGAGTTGTGTGAGGCAGAAGGGAAGAATATATGATCAAGTTCAAGTATTTTGTGCGGGAAGTGAAGCGGGTTCTTGTTAAGCTGTGAACCCTCAAACCAAGCAATAAGGCTTCTTTCACATAGACACGAAGTATTCCAGCTGTGTTATCCAAAGTCATCTATGGCATCTCAACCAGCATGGGAGATAGTAGTTCGTCAATTTTTTGTCGATCTGAAGCACATAGGTACTTATACATGATGTTCGCGCAGCCTTACACTGCCCTTTATTTCATCTCTACCATGGAGGATACACTTCTTAGGAAGCCAGTCAAATATACCAAGGTCGCCTTGATATACAAAATCGTAACTGAAAAGCCAAAAACCCTAACCCAGAATCCTGCAGGCCTTCTCCCTGCTGTGGCATCTCCACCAATCGAATGCAGGTACCCCTGCAGAGTCACGTGCACGTTGTCCCCCGTCCCAAGTTTTGTGGCGCAGGTGCAGGAGGCAGGAT from Podospora pseudopauciseta strain CBS 411.78 chromosome 6, whole genome shotgun sequence includes:
- the BST1 gene encoding GPI inositol deacylase (BUSCO:EOG09262KN8; COG:U; EggNog:ENOG503NVMH) gives rise to the protein MPSLCPALTTVPTKTKKSLPAPIHAQRFVAVAVAPRQSPFPPASVSLDLELPRTAPHREAQPAITHIPKGRSRPPTDPAGMTRHSSGSSEDGDTLHVEVPHVSSSNQSALRPQAAAQPSTSTSPDSTASHHHQRRSSADPRTSSSISRRSTSINWKPTETRNGSLEKPPSPTRPTTPSPLGLIPTANGSHAKKREMEKAHEAMFAVRHQRWRSPWAIGLLALVASITGIALLLTVVHSSVTRQIDPKGCRMSYLRPSYAKLNEFDTEHTRLASKYSLYMYREQGIDHDTRVRGVPVLFIPGNAGSYKQVRPIASEAANYFHDVLQHDPETYNAGIRSLDFFTVDFNEDITAFHGQTLLDQAEYLNEAIRYILSLYLDPRVSDRNPDLPDPTSVIVLGHSMGGIVARTMLIMPNYQTNSINTIITMSAPHARPPVSFDSQIVKAYKDINDYWRHAYSQQWANNNPLWHVTLVSIAGGGLDTVVPSDYASVESLVPDTHGFTVFTSTIPTVWTSMDHQAILWCDQFRKVLVRTLFDLSDVHRASQTKPRAERMRVFKKRLLTGMETVAEKTAPRSDPTTLLTVEDNSDTIIAQGERLVLRQLGTTGRVRAHLMTIPPPGPPEVKRFTLMTDIKLDQPGENGKLEVMFCSVVPSQPGQTGAGFPSQIDLSKGTAGTTRLACRNAAPDVIPLPGSNKTTTFPFYRDLEKQVLPFYYLEYDLDDIAEQQFIAVVEKATNPTQGFVIAEFSEQSQSHQTAQIGLQRLLTSGLKFTMPAARPMVTETKVPSLQSSLLAYNLRLSSHSCGNKEELFAPMVRQYLVEPFESKYFVNVRDAPISLHGVAPYVPPPLAKRSASEDGLSFQFWTDPTCDSSIEVELEVDFSGSLGKLYMRYRTVFAAFPLLVVALVLRKQFRVYDTTGVFITFTESLDLCLRQSIPLMLASLTMLTVATANPNPAGSASFWHWNKSTSSLVDFHLNDYLIGTQDPMFLFLIPVIGIICVGVCTVFNYITLALTHLLSSLFNLLAFRPAWVRNDERKKQGGAGFLPSSPRRRMITTAVLLFLVSTAIPYQFAYLVACLVQLTTTVRAQRIAQELQSAANSSFYNYVHSILILMLWILPINLPTLVVWIHNLAVHWLTPFTSHHNVLSIMPFIVLVETLTTGKMVPPVTGRMKHLTSILLFGIAIYAAVYGISYAYTLHHLVNLVAFWLVILHSTSDSWPISGLKHLYEGDAEDRKGGKEP